One window of Staphylococcus chromogenes genomic DNA carries:
- a CDS encoding Rho termination factor N-terminal domain-containing protein, whose amino-acid sequence MSIKDEELQTLFQDKEVMKKLNLERMFMDLLHGAPNTIINLLGNPTVKELKQLCKENGVKGYSTLRKEEIAHWFITSLVTEDYFNEAVAQMDENQKRLLIQVYAFNDLDTPIESNVSFPESYLIFETEEDDRGKHLLWIPDEILEQVGKWIKKHETLKRYQQEQDLIEAATNLYGLYSFAQLQKVLNRYLEHDYSLLETRSILMRLNRLMPEICNFNVGEGLISSVGLELEPDELHHFLRDAHYYEPETLEEMLFYKTHVFGIDEDTYFNFLSWLGKNMRENNDYNVTPDELAVEILTMMKHAIEYEMVADVMYSLVQDGILRKRVEQTAINKVKPVYMKMRNWIYHGHTFEEYMEIMNQEERHQNGKVIDFKAYKK is encoded by the coding sequence ATGTCTATAAAGGATGAAGAATTGCAAACACTTTTTCAAGATAAAGAAGTCATGAAAAAGCTGAATTTGGAGAGAATGTTTATGGATTTGTTACATGGTGCGCCCAATACCATAATTAATTTACTAGGCAATCCAACGGTTAAAGAATTAAAACAATTATGTAAAGAAAATGGTGTGAAAGGCTACTCCACATTGAGGAAAGAAGAAATTGCTCATTGGTTTATTACCTCCCTCGTCACAGAAGACTATTTTAATGAAGCGGTTGCACAAATGGATGAAAATCAAAAGCGCTTATTGATTCAAGTGTATGCCTTCAATGATTTAGATACCCCGATTGAAAGTAATGTGTCATTTCCAGAGTCGTACTTAATCTTTGAGACAGAAGAAGATGACAGAGGAAAGCATTTATTATGGATTCCTGACGAAATTCTTGAGCAAGTTGGAAAGTGGATTAAAAAGCACGAAACACTCAAACGCTATCAACAAGAACAAGATTTAATTGAAGCAGCAACAAACTTATATGGATTATATTCCTTTGCGCAACTTCAAAAAGTTTTGAATCGCTATTTAGAGCACGACTACTCATTATTAGAAACGCGAAGTATCCTCATGCGTTTAAATCGCTTGATGCCCGAGATATGTAACTTTAATGTAGGTGAAGGTTTGATTTCGAGTGTCGGATTAGAGCTAGAGCCTGATGAATTGCATCATTTCTTAAGAGATGCACATTATTATGAGCCTGAGACGCTTGAAGAGATGCTTTTTTATAAAACACATGTTTTTGGCATTGATGAAGACACGTACTTTAACTTCTTATCGTGGTTAGGTAAAAACATGCGTGAAAATAACGACTACAATGTGACGCCTGATGAATTAGCGGTAGAAATTTTAACAATGATGAAGCATGCCATTGAATACGAGATGGTGGCAGATGTGATGTACTCTTTAGTACAAGATGGTATTTTACGTAAGCGCGTAGAACAGACAGCCATCAATAAAGTAAAACCTGTTTATATGAAAATGCGTAACTGGATCTATCATGGGCACACTTTTGAAGAATATATGGAAATTATGAATCAAGAAGAGCGCCATCAAAATGGGAAAGTGATTGATTTTAAAGCGTATAAGAAATAA
- a CDS encoding PTS transporter subunit IIC, with protein sequence MKQIIDFSNTLFEPLIQLGAAPLMAIILTIIALLFKVKFSKALEGGLKLAIALTGIGAIIGILTTAFADALKSFVERTGLALTITDVGWAPLATITWGSPYTLYFLLITVFLNIGLLLLKKTNTLDVDIFNIWHLSIVGLFSIYCGANLFIATLLVVFIGVLKIINSDLMKPTFNDLLNAPATNPMTTTHMNFMLNPIIMVFDKLFDLLFPWLDKYDFDAAKLNSKIGFWGSKFAIGMYLGVFVGLLAGQSPTEILALAFTAAVCLELFSIIGSWFIASVEPLSQGIADFTSQKLKGRTLNIGLDWPFIAGRAEIWAAANVLAPIMLLEAMILPGNLLLPLGGIIAMGLTPALLVVTRGKLIRMIVIGAIQLPIFLWSGTLIADFVTQTAKKVGAFPSGLSESTLISHTTMEGPIEKFLGFLVGHASEGQVQFIIYALLALIAYLLLFLWYAYEMKKRNKVYASESNQ encoded by the coding sequence ATGAAACAAATCATTGATTTTTCAAATACCCTTTTTGAACCATTAATCCAGTTAGGAGCCGCGCCTTTAATGGCCATTATCTTAACGATTATCGCCTTATTATTTAAAGTTAAATTTTCAAAAGCTTTAGAAGGCGGTTTAAAATTAGCCATTGCATTAACAGGGATCGGGGCCATCATTGGAATATTAACTACCGCATTTGCAGACGCATTAAAGTCTTTCGTTGAACGCACAGGACTTGCATTAACGATCACTGACGTGGGTTGGGCACCGCTCGCAACCATCACTTGGGGTTCGCCCTATACTTTGTATTTCCTATTAATTACTGTATTTTTAAATATTGGTTTATTATTACTCAAGAAAACCAATACACTCGATGTCGATATCTTTAATATTTGGCATCTATCAATTGTAGGATTATTTTCCATTTATTGCGGTGCTAATTTATTCATAGCCACATTGCTTGTTGTATTTATTGGTGTACTCAAAATCATCAACTCAGACTTAATGAAACCCACATTCAATGATTTACTCAATGCACCTGCAACGAACCCAATGACAACAACACATATGAATTTTATGCTTAATCCGATTATTATGGTTTTCGACAAACTATTTGATTTACTTTTCCCTTGGTTGGATAAATATGATTTCGATGCCGCAAAATTAAATAGCAAGATCGGTTTTTGGGGTTCAAAGTTTGCGATTGGGATGTATTTAGGCGTTTTCGTAGGTTTACTTGCCGGACAATCTCCTACAGAAATTTTAGCACTCGCCTTTACAGCTGCCGTGTGTTTAGAGTTGTTCTCAATCATTGGTTCTTGGTTTATTGCTTCTGTAGAACCTCTATCTCAAGGGATTGCAGATTTCACGAGCCAAAAACTTAAAGGGCGAACACTCAATATCGGCTTAGACTGGCCGTTTATCGCAGGGCGTGCGGAAATATGGGCAGCCGCTAACGTTCTTGCGCCGATTATGTTATTAGAAGCGATGATTTTACCAGGGAATTTATTATTACCTCTAGGCGGAATCATCGCAATGGGTTTAACCCCTGCACTACTCGTAGTGACACGTGGAAAACTCATTCGAATGATTGTTATTGGTGCAATCCAACTGCCGATTTTCTTATGGTCGGGGACACTGATTGCAGATTTTGTGACACAAACCGCTAAAAAAGTGGGCGCCTTCCCTTCAGGCCTCTCTGAATCGACACTCATTTCTCATACGACTATGGAAGGACCTATTGAAAAATTCTTAGGTTTTCTTGTTGGTCATGCGTCAGAAGGGCAAGTTCAATTTATCATTTATGCACTATTAGCACTTATTGCGTACTTACTTCTCTTCTTATGGTACGCGTATGAAATGAAAAAGCGCAACAAAGTTTATGCCTCTGAAAGTAACCAATAA
- a CDS encoding PTS sugar transporter subunit IIB yields MIKILAACGAGVNSSHQIKSALESELTARGYQVSCDAVMIKDVTKDLISKYDIFAQIANTDLGFDIDIPVVDAGAILYRIPAMAEPVYHEIENIIKSMQR; encoded by the coding sequence ATGATTAAAATTTTAGCAGCCTGTGGTGCAGGTGTGAATTCAAGCCATCAAATTAAATCTGCCTTAGAAAGTGAACTTACAGCGAGAGGTTATCAAGTCAGTTGTGACGCAGTCATGATTAAAGACGTGACTAAAGATTTAATTTCTAAATACGATATTTTTGCGCAAATTGCCAATACAGATTTAGGATTTGACATCGACATACCTGTTGTAGACGCCGGGGCCATTTTATATCGCATTCCAGCAATGGCAGAACCTGTTTATCATGAAATTGAAAACATCATTAAAAGTATGCAACGTTAA
- a CDS encoding PTS sugar transporter subunit IIA, producing MSIQQYIHSDTVFVVDATTQSQVFELISEKLSHLSLVKTDFLKHLLEREANYPTGLDLSPIHHDLPDIAIPHTESQFVNETRIVPIQLKQSIAFQNMISPDKALEVSFLFLILNHDTEAQANILAEIMDYLNQTDHAQLQKLFSSEDSQEIFEILTN from the coding sequence ATGTCTATTCAACAGTACATTCATTCAGATACCGTATTTGTTGTAGATGCAACAACACAGTCGCAAGTTTTTGAGTTGATATCTGAAAAGTTGTCTCACCTGTCTCTAGTGAAAACAGACTTTTTGAAGCATTTACTCGAAAGAGAAGCAAACTATCCGACAGGACTCGATTTATCACCCATTCATCACGATTTACCTGATATTGCTATCCCACACACTGAAAGTCAGTTTGTGAACGAAACGCGTATCGTTCCTATTCAACTTAAACAATCGATAGCATTTCAGAATATGATTTCTCCAGACAAAGCTTTAGAGGTCTCTTTTTTATTTCTTATTTTGAATCACGATACAGAGGCTCAAGCGAATATACTCGCAGAAATAATGGATTATTTGAATCAAACAGATCACGCACAATTACAAAAATTATTCAGCTCAGAAGATTCACAAGAAATTTTTGAAATACTAACAAATTAA
- the sdaAA gene encoding L-serine ammonia-lyase, iron-sulfur-dependent, subunit alpha, whose amino-acid sequence MFDSMKELIEYAETHSKSFSEIMIEHEMMTRGLSREEVFEMMQQNLDTMRNAVEKGSTGEGVKSVTGYTGQDAIKVAKYNETHQALSGHDMITAVQGAIATNEVNAAMGIICATPTAGSSGTIPGVLFKLEKTHHLDNEQMIKFLFSASMCGLIIANNASVAGATGGCQAEVGTASAIAAAAAVETFGGTPSQAGHAIAISLSNLLGLVCDPVAGLVEIPCVMRNAIGSGNGLISADLALAGVESRIPVDEVIMAMDKVGRNLPASLRETGIGGLAGTPTGQAIKEKIFGSSNQEQVFS is encoded by the coding sequence ATGTTTGATTCAATGAAAGAATTAATCGAATACGCTGAAACACATTCCAAATCCTTCTCAGAAATTATGATTGAACACGAAATGATGACACGTGGGCTTTCACGTGAAGAAGTTTTTGAAATGATGCAACAAAATTTAGATACAATGCGCAATGCTGTGGAAAAAGGCTCAACAGGCGAAGGCGTAAAAAGTGTGACTGGCTATACAGGACAAGATGCGATTAAAGTCGCTAAATATAATGAAACACACCAAGCCCTTTCTGGTCATGATATGATTACAGCCGTTCAAGGTGCGATTGCTACAAATGAAGTTAACGCTGCTATGGGTATCATTTGTGCCACACCAACAGCTGGTTCCTCGGGAACGATCCCGGGCGTGCTCTTTAAATTAGAAAAAACACATCACCTTGATAATGAACAAATGATTAAATTTTTATTCTCGGCTTCAATGTGTGGCTTAATCATTGCCAATAATGCCTCTGTTGCCGGTGCAACGGGAGGTTGTCAAGCTGAAGTCGGTACAGCATCAGCTATTGCGGCTGCGGCTGCAGTTGAAACATTTGGAGGGACACCTTCACAAGCAGGCCATGCTATTGCTATCAGTTTAAGTAACTTATTAGGTCTTGTATGTGACCCTGTTGCTGGTCTTGTGGAAATTCCATGTGTGATGCGTAATGCTATCGGTTCTGGTAATGGTTTAATTTCAGCTGACCTTGCATTAGCAGGCGTTGAAAGCCGTATCCCAGTTGATGAAGTCATTATGGCAATGGATAAAGTTGGCCGTAACTTACCTGCTTCTTTACGCGAAACAGGTATCGGTGGTTTAGCAGGAACACCAACAGGTCAAGCGATTAAAGAAAAAATCTTCGGCAGTTCAAATCAAGAACAAGTCTTTTCATAA
- the sdaAB gene encoding L-serine ammonia-lyase, iron-sulfur-dependent subunit beta — MARTKDYQSAFDVIGPVMMGPSSSHTAGAVKIGQAARAVLGDTPERIEVHYYESFAETHKGHGTDLAIIGGLLGFSTFDSRIKTSTTIAREQGIPLEFIEEKGASLGEHPNCALIIIDKGDRHVELNGISIGGGAFKVKSIHVNNMCILLSHTPNLLVIDGECDMSQINHLINDLVEKSVDINEEIKTMSQDRCLLALHLNKAIKPELLDEIRQKYTNLKFSYIQ; from the coding sequence ATGGCACGTACGAAAGATTATCAAAGTGCATTTGACGTGATTGGTCCAGTTATGATGGGCCCTTCTAGTTCACATACTGCAGGTGCAGTTAAAATCGGACAAGCAGCGCGAGCTGTATTAGGAGATACACCTGAACGTATTGAAGTACATTATTATGAATCATTTGCTGAAACACATAAAGGACATGGCACAGATTTAGCAATTATCGGTGGCTTACTTGGCTTTAGTACATTTGATTCACGTATCAAAACATCTACAACTATCGCACGTGAACAAGGGATCCCTTTGGAATTTATTGAAGAAAAAGGTGCGAGCCTTGGCGAACATCCGAACTGCGCTTTAATTATTATTGATAAAGGGGATCGTCACGTTGAACTGAATGGAATTTCCATTGGTGGCGGTGCTTTTAAAGTCAAAAGTATTCATGTCAATAACATGTGTATCTTACTGTCACATACACCAAATTTATTAGTTATTGACGGTGAATGTGATATGTCTCAAATCAACCATTTAATTAATGATCTCGTTGAAAAAAGTGTAGATATTAACGAAGAAATTAAAACAATGAGCCAAGATCGTTGTTTACTGGCGCTACATTTAAATAAAGCTATTAAACCGGAATTATTAGATGAAATACGTCAAAAATATACGAACTTAAAATTCTCATATATACAATAG
- a CDS encoding PTS sugar transporter subunit IIC has protein sequence MDFILGIGTLLVVLLAMTLFLKFAPNGKVSLQALSGAACATFLPEAFLKYAIGGVFHLEYFTKLGEIAGSLSGVAVGILTCLKFGVNPVFAVLTGLVLFDFKLLPAFIAAYFVAFGLKYLEKKVPEGLDLIVVILLSPAITYGIASIVSPSVTAVLKQIGTAVTAVGDNNPYALALVIGAIVPVVGMTPLSSMVFTSLLGLTGVPMAIGALGCMGSSFVNFVMFRKLKIGNPGKAFAVAIEPLTQIDIIAKYPVQLYGTNAIVGMVNGLFVTYMGIVVNQPGMATPIAGPIVALGFNDVTSTVITIVVVAIISLILSFIIGTFINKKQMGINLNTPKLNKQVN, from the coding sequence ATGGATTTTATTTTAGGTATTGGAACATTACTCGTTGTTTTACTTGCAATGACTTTGTTTTTGAAATTTGCCCCTAATGGAAAAGTCAGTTTACAAGCATTATCGGGAGCAGCATGTGCGACATTTTTACCTGAAGCGTTCTTAAAATATGCGATTGGTGGCGTATTTCACTTAGAATATTTCACAAAACTTGGTGAAATCGCTGGGAGTTTAAGTGGTGTTGCCGTAGGTATTTTAACGTGTTTAAAATTTGGAGTAAATCCAGTATTTGCTGTGTTAACAGGTTTGGTGCTTTTTGATTTTAAACTTCTTCCTGCATTTATTGCAGCTTATTTTGTAGCGTTTGGTCTTAAATATTTAGAAAAGAAAGTACCAGAAGGATTGGATCTCATCGTTGTGATTTTACTCTCTCCTGCCATTACTTATGGTATCGCTTCTATCGTCTCTCCAAGTGTGACTGCTGTCCTTAAACAAATTGGTACTGCTGTTACTGCTGTTGGAGATAACAACCCATATGCTTTAGCTTTAGTGATTGGTGCGATTGTGCCTGTCGTAGGTATGACGCCTCTAAGTTCAATGGTATTCACAAGTCTTCTTGGCTTAACAGGTGTGCCAATGGCCATCGGTGCGCTAGGTTGTATGGGAAGCTCATTCGTTAACTTTGTAATGTTTAGAAAACTTAAAATCGGCAATCCAGGTAAAGCGTTTGCCGTTGCAATTGAACCGCTCACTCAAATCGATATAATTGCTAAATATCCTGTTCAGTTGTATGGTACAAATGCCATTGTCGGAATGGTTAATGGACTCTTTGTCACTTACATGGGCATCGTCGTGAACCAACCAGGTATGGCTACACCGATTGCAGGACCGATTGTTGCCTTAGGTTTCAATGATGTGACAAGCACAGTCATTACGATTGTTGTTGTTGCTATCATCAGTTTGATTTTAAGTTTCATCATCGGTACATTCATTAATAAAAAACAAATGGGCATTAATTTAAATACACCAAAACTTAACAAACAAGTAAATTAA
- a CDS encoding metallophosphoesterase: MKLGVISDLHIDRHQTYSSEIYLKYLIEVIEEARVSLIIIAGDISNNSERTLAFINQLDAAITAQVAFVPGNHDIWRNKEDTTTTEAILKRYREHPLCLMHAPIIRGDWCIVGHMGWFDYAYADARFSDEKLQRGKHYGATWQDLVHTDFTEEASVRAMHYADEVNKQLEQYQGKKVILVTHFVTHPAFLVPTPHRVFDFFNGFIGTQSFDALFERYPIRYSIMGHVHFRKVVHEENTSYIAACLGYPREWRTPDLKTELERTIQVIDIEEEA, from the coding sequence ATGAAATTGGGTGTGATATCGGATTTACATATTGATCGTCATCAAACTTACAGTTCTGAAATATATTTAAAATATTTAATCGAAGTGATTGAAGAAGCGAGGGTCTCTTTAATCATTATTGCAGGAGATATATCGAATAACAGCGAGCGAACGCTAGCTTTCATCAATCAGCTAGATGCTGCGATTACAGCACAAGTGGCCTTTGTCCCCGGTAATCATGATATTTGGCGGAATAAAGAAGATACTACTACGACGGAGGCGATATTAAAGCGATATCGTGAGCACCCACTATGTTTAATGCATGCACCTATCATTCGAGGGGATTGGTGTATCGTTGGGCATATGGGATGGTTTGACTATGCGTATGCTGATGCGCGGTTTAGTGATGAAAAATTACAACGAGGTAAACATTATGGAGCCACTTGGCAAGATTTAGTCCATACGGATTTTACTGAGGAGGCAAGCGTGCGCGCGATGCACTATGCCGATGAAGTCAATAAGCAATTAGAGCAATATCAAGGAAAGAAAGTTATTCTTGTGACGCATTTTGTTACACACCCTGCATTTTTAGTGCCAACACCGCATCGCGTGTTCGATTTTTTTAATGGATTTATAGGGACACAAAGTTTTGATGCGCTATTTGAACGTTATCCAATACGATATAGCATCATGGGGCATGTCCATTTTAGAAAGGTGGTCCATGAGGAAAATACGAGTTATATTGCGGCATGTTTAGGTTATCCAAGAGAATGGAGAACGCCTGATTTGAAAACAGAACTAGAACGTACGATACAAGTCATTGATATAGAGGAAGAGGCGTAG
- a CDS encoding aldehyde dehydrogenase family protein: MSIQVKDYISEQYDLFINGEFVAPESGEYLEVHNPATSEVITKIAKANEKDVDKAVKAAQEAFPSWSRISKQERSDLLREISRRILDQKDRLATIESINTGKALREASMLDIPLAARHYQYFASVTDLDEGSVNQMDEHTLSLITHEPIGVVGAVVAWNFPSLLAAWKLGPALAAGNTVVIQPSSSTPVSLIETAKIFQEVLPPGVVNVVTGKGSESGNAIFNHEGVDKLSFTGSTDVGYQVAEAGAKRIVPATLELGGKSANIILDDANQEVALEGSQLGILFNQGEVCSAGSRLLVHEDIYDEFVPKLVEAFKKIKVGDPLDMNTQMGSQTGPDQIEKIQSYIDFAKENNANILAGGERITDNGLDKGHFFQPTIIELNDNKNKLAQEEIFGPVLVVIKIKDDKEAVEIANDSEYGLAGGVFSTNINRALNIAKNVRTGRMWINTYNQVPEGAPFGGYKKSGIGRETYKEAIKNYQQVKNIYIDTSNETKGLY; this comes from the coding sequence ATGTCAATTCAAGTAAAAGACTATATCTCAGAGCAATATGATTTATTTATAAACGGTGAATTTGTGGCACCAGAATCTGGTGAATATTTAGAAGTCCACAACCCAGCAACAAGTGAAGTCATCACAAAAATTGCAAAAGCCAATGAGAAAGACGTTGATAAAGCTGTTAAAGCAGCACAAGAAGCCTTTCCATCTTGGTCACGTATCTCTAAACAAGAACGTTCTGATTTACTACGTGAAATCAGTCGTCGCATCTTAGATCAAAAAGACCGTCTTGCAACAATCGAAAGTATTAATACAGGTAAAGCATTACGCGAAGCTTCTATGTTAGATATTCCGCTTGCAGCACGTCATTATCAATATTTTGCGAGCGTGACAGATTTAGATGAAGGATCTGTCAATCAAATGGACGAACATACACTCAGCCTTATTACTCATGAGCCAATCGGTGTGGTAGGCGCTGTCGTGGCTTGGAACTTCCCTAGTCTACTTGCAGCATGGAAACTCGGACCTGCACTTGCTGCCGGTAATACTGTAGTCATCCAACCTTCATCATCAACACCTGTGAGCTTAATTGAAACAGCTAAAATTTTCCAAGAAGTTTTACCTCCAGGCGTTGTGAATGTCGTAACAGGTAAAGGTTCTGAATCCGGAAACGCCATTTTCAACCATGAAGGTGTCGATAAATTATCATTTACTGGATCTACAGATGTAGGTTACCAAGTCGCTGAAGCTGGAGCAAAACGTATTGTTCCTGCAACATTAGAACTTGGCGGTAAAAGTGCCAACATTATTTTAGATGATGCCAATCAAGAAGTGGCATTAGAAGGCAGTCAACTCGGTATTTTATTTAACCAAGGTGAAGTATGTAGTGCTGGCTCACGTTTACTCGTACACGAGGATATATATGATGAATTTGTTCCAAAATTAGTGGAAGCCTTCAAAAAAATTAAAGTTGGCGACCCATTAGATATGAACACACAAATGGGTTCACAAACTGGTCCAGATCAAATCGAAAAAATCCAAAGCTATATCGACTTCGCTAAAGAAAATAACGCCAACATTTTAGCTGGAGGCGAACGTATCACTGACAATGGTTTAGATAAAGGTCATTTCTTCCAACCGACAATTATTGAATTAAACGATAATAAAAATAAACTAGCACAAGAAGAAATATTTGGACCTGTGCTTGTCGTTATTAAAATTAAAGACGACAAAGAAGCTGTAGAAATTGCGAACGATTCAGAGTACGGTTTAGCCGGTGGCGTATTCTCAACAAATATTAATCGTGCCCTCAATATTGCTAAAAATGTTCGTACAGGCCGTATGTGGATTAACACATACAACCAAGTACCTGAAGGGGCACCATTTGGCGGATATAAAAAATCTGGTATCGGACGCGAAACTTATAAAGAAGCGATTAAAAATTATCAACAAGTGAAAAACATTTATATCGATACAAGTAATGAAACAAAAGGTTTATACTAA
- a CDS encoding PTS transporter subunit IIC, whose protein sequence is MKTLLHRWFIEGLSFMTLGLFCSLIIGLILETIGKQTLFPNIDLSFLVSIGNVAKGLTGAAIGAAMAYGFKSKPLVIFSALIVGMMGYETFAGGAVGAFFATLVAVELSRLYAQKTKIDIIVTPMMTLVIGGIVAKLLGPLLNQLMKAIGAVIISATDQQPIIMGIIVAVVFGLCLTAPISSAALALMLELSGLAAGAATIGCACQMVGFAVMGYKDNGISGLISIGIGTSMLQVPNILLKPLLLLPPTLASAMIAPIMTVFFPMTNNAAGAGMGTSGFVGQIMTIHTMGSSLNTWILIGVFHFILPMIVTGLIYYVMSKKQWICPGDQTLRTVES, encoded by the coding sequence TTGAAAACATTATTACATAGATGGTTTATCGAAGGGCTTAGTTTTATGACCTTAGGCCTATTTTGTTCTCTTATTATCGGGCTTATTTTAGAGACGATAGGCAAACAAACGTTATTTCCTAATATAGATTTAAGCTTTTTAGTCAGCATTGGTAATGTCGCTAAAGGGTTAACAGGTGCAGCAATTGGGGCTGCGATGGCATACGGATTTAAAAGTAAACCTTTAGTCATATTTTCAGCACTCATTGTCGGGATGATGGGATACGAAACATTTGCAGGCGGCGCTGTGGGTGCATTTTTTGCGACGCTTGTAGCCGTTGAACTGAGCCGACTATATGCACAAAAAACGAAAATTGATATTATCGTAACACCGATGATGACGTTGGTGATTGGAGGTATTGTCGCTAAACTTTTAGGACCATTGCTCAATCAATTAATGAAAGCGATAGGTGCTGTCATTATTTCAGCGACGGACCAACAACCGATCATAATGGGGATTATTGTGGCAGTTGTTTTTGGATTGTGTTTAACGGCACCCATTTCAAGCGCAGCCCTTGCGTTAATGCTAGAGTTGTCAGGACTCGCAGCAGGTGCAGCAACTATAGGATGTGCGTGTCAAATGGTGGGTTTTGCAGTAATGGGATATAAAGACAATGGCATTAGTGGTTTGATTTCAATAGGAATAGGTACAAGTATGTTACAAGTTCCGAATATCCTTTTAAAACCATTGTTATTACTTCCACCAACACTTGCGAGTGCGATGATTGCACCGATAATGACGGTCTTTTTCCCAATGACGAATAATGCTGCAGGGGCAGGCATGGGAACGAGCGGTTTTGTCGGCCAAATTATGACCATTCACACGATGGGAAGTTCTTTAAACACATGGATTTTGATAGGTGTGTTCCATTTTATATTGCCAATGATTGTCACAGGGTTAATTTACTATGTGATGTCGAAAAAACAATGGATTTGCCCAGGCGACCAAACGTTAAGAACGGTCGAATCATAA
- the pnuC gene encoding nicotinamide riboside transporter PnuC → MFKDFKGFTLYEKWFFSLFLILQCFVFVLPLLVGEAQGIGKEAILNLIASISGVVCVFMAAKGRLSTYFFGVIQVCTYGYLSFKAHFMGEVGMQVIFLIFQFIGLVVWWRHMKQDPEVKNAKVKEVDAKGLTPLTWIVTLVLTVVLYLGLVALLYQLSGDFYAQHPWVDGASTALSIVGQTLMTLRFKEQWLFWIAVNLITIVLWAQAFNDAIQTHTVSYGAMAMILMWMAFLINSIYGYRQWRRNQMTGNV, encoded by the coding sequence ATGTTTAAAGATTTTAAGGGGTTTACATTATATGAGAAATGGTTCTTTAGTCTTTTTCTCATATTGCAATGTTTTGTATTTGTTCTTCCTTTATTAGTTGGTGAAGCACAAGGGATTGGAAAAGAGGCGATACTTAACCTGATTGCAAGTATTTCAGGTGTGGTTTGTGTATTTATGGCCGCTAAGGGGCGTTTGTCTACCTATTTTTTCGGAGTGATTCAAGTATGTACCTATGGCTATTTAAGCTTTAAGGCCCATTTTATGGGAGAAGTGGGCATGCAAGTGATTTTTCTCATTTTTCAATTTATAGGACTCGTGGTTTGGTGGCGCCATATGAAACAAGATCCTGAAGTCAAAAATGCGAAAGTCAAAGAAGTCGATGCCAAAGGGTTAACCCCATTGACGTGGATAGTGACATTAGTGTTGACAGTTGTTCTTTATTTAGGACTTGTCGCGCTTTTATATCAACTTTCAGGCGATTTTTATGCCCAACATCCATGGGTAGACGGGGCTTCTACCGCTTTATCTATTGTGGGGCAAACGTTGATGACTCTTCGCTTTAAAGAGCAGTGGTTATTTTGGATTGCTGTCAATCTCATTACCATCGTTTTATGGGCACAAGCTTTCAATGATGCCATACAGACGCATACGGTCTCTTACGGCGCAATGGCGATGATTTTAATGTGGATGGCCTTTTTAATCAACAGTATATACGGATATAGACAATGGCGACGCAATCAAATGACTGGAAACGTTTAG